The Cottoperca gobio chromosome 6, fCotGob3.1, whole genome shotgun sequence genome has a segment encoding these proteins:
- the LOC115009779 gene encoding protein mono-ADP-ribosyltransferase PARP6-like isoform X1, whose product METECQQGTESQTDEDSDSEEILCGIHESCATDLTHHPQLDADIEAVRTLYSDNAVSIREYGSIDDVDVDLNINAGVLDEEVAKAWRINPSDPIVIRLHFSSSQYLDGPAPAVEVFQPNNRAHFSLRKQLQNILTVFLCCEWKHLTYENVVVRQKRRHSWFRPSGTIKKFRARLKIWLPPSKSSELQEPAVKRRIIAPAMKLNQTTSYTIKNPAGEFFTYTPSGKRVVVSAVKSSAQLSTKQLIELLFSSQAIRHCKTPPTLQHGFLVQIMRYAEQRLLTLNEYCVVCDERHVFQNDPMLKPAVCTRELCVFSFYTLGVMSGATEEVATGAEVVDLLVAMCRAALQSSRKTIIFEPYPSVVDPCNPQTLAFNPKRKSYDRLQKALDNVLLIRRMSQGPYSEIKKQMDKIDPLAYPLLQWILASNRSHIVKLPLNRQLKFMHTPHQFLLISSPPSKEARFQTARKLYGSTFAFHGSNIENWHSILRNGLINASYTKLQLHGAAYGKGIYLSPISSISFGYSEMGKGRHQMSTKEELIKKYNQINKIKQEEPGQARFLQNRNLNCIALCEVVTSKDLQKHGNIWVCPVPDHVCTRFLFVYENGQVGDVHIDTEEARIHRDILQVIASNPC is encoded by the exons ATG GAGACTGAGTGCCAGCAGGGGACAGAGAGCCAAACTGATGAGGACAGTGACTCAGAGGAAATCCTGTGTGGAATTCAT GAGAGCTGTGCCACTGACCTCACTCATCACCCTCAGCTGGATGCTGACATAGAGGCAGTCAGGACATTGTATTCAGACAATGCAGTTTCCATCAG ggAGTATGGGTCAATTGATGATGTGGATGTTGACTTAAACATAAATGCTGGCGTTTTGGAT GAGGAAGTAGCCAAGGCCTGGAGGATTAATCCATCAGATCCCATTGTTATCCGTCTGCACTTTTCCTCGTCTCAGTATCTGGACGGACCTG CACCTGCAGTCGAAGTCTTTCAACCAAACAACAGAGCTCATTTCAGCCTTAGGAAACAACTACAGAA TATTCTTACAGTCTTCTTATGTTGCGAGTGGAAACATCTGACCTATGAGAACGTTGTAGTCCGACAGAAGAGAAGACACAGCTGGTTCAGGCCAAGTGGAACCATCAAGAAATTTCGTGCAAGACTTAAAATCTGGCTCCCACCATCAAA GTCCAGTGAGCTCCAGGAACCTGCTGTGAAAAGAAGGATCATTGCACCAGCGATGAAACTGAATCAAACAACTTCCTACACCATCAAGAATCCTGCAGGGGAGTTCTTCACCTACACCCCCAGTGGAAAG AGGGTGGTGGTGTCAGCAGTTAAGTCGTCAGCACAGCTTAGTACCAAACAGCTGATAGAGCTGCTTTTCTCCTCCCAGGCCATCAGACACTGTAAAACCCCCCCAACTCTGCAGCATGGCTTCTTGGTGCAg ATCATGAGGTATGCTGAGCAGAGACTCCTGACGCTGAATGAATACTGTGTTGTCTGTGATGAGCGACATGTGTTTCAGAATGACCCGATGTTAAAG cCAGCAGTTTGCACCAGAGAGCtatgtgtgttttccttttatacGTTGGGGGTTATGTCTGGAGCTACAGAGGAGGTTGCCACCGGTGCAGAG GTggttgacctgctggtggccaTGTGCAGAGCTGCCCTTCAGTCTTCACGCAAGACCATCATATTTGAACCGTACCCTTCTGTTGTTGATCCGTGCAACCCACAAACCCTGGCCTTTAATCCTAAG AGAAAGAGCTACGACAGGCTGCAAAAAGCGCTGGACAACGTCTTGTTAATCAGGAGGATGTCACAG GGTCCATATtctgaaataaagaaacagatgGATAAGATAGATCCTCTGGCGTATCCTTTACTACAATG GATTTTAGCAAGCAACAGATCACACATTGTCAAGCTTCCGCTGAACAGG CAACTTAAGTTCATGCACACACCCCATCAGTTCCTGTTGATCAGCAGCCCTCCATCCAAAGAGGCTCGATTTCAGACTGCCAGGAAACTTTATGGCAGTACCTTTGCTTTCCA tGGTTCCAACATTGAAAACTGGCACTCAATTTTAAGAAATGGGCTGATCAATGCATCTTATACAAAATTACAG CTTCATGGAGCTGCATATGGGAAAGGCATCTATCTGAGTCCTATCTCAAGCATATCATTTGGGTATTCTG AGATGGGTAAAGGGCGACACCAAATGTCCACCAAAGAAGAACTCATAAAGAAATACaaccaaataaacaaaatcaaacag GAAGAGCCAGGGCAAGCCAGGTTTCTGCAAAACAGGAATCTAAACTGCATTGCTCTCTGTGAAG TCGTTACTTCAAAGGACCTTCAAAAACACGGGAACATTTGGGTGTGTCCGGTACCCGACCATGTGTGCACACGTTTCCTCTTTGT GTACGAGAACGGCCAGGTGGGAGATGTACACATCGACACAGAGGAAGCCAGGATCCACAGGGACATTTTACAAGTAATTGCTTCAAACCCGTGCTGA
- the LOC115009779 gene encoding protein mono-ADP-ribosyltransferase PARP6-like isoform X2 has protein sequence METECQQGTESQTDEDSDSEEILCGIHESCATDLTHHPQLDADIEAVRTLYSDNAVSIREYGSIDDVDVDLNINAGVLDEEVAKAWRINPSDPIVIRLHFSSSQYLDGPAPAVEVFQPNNRAHFSLRKQLQNILTVFLCCEWKHLTYENVVVRQKRRHSWFRPSGTIKKFRARLKIWLPPSKSSELQEPAVKRRIIAPAMKLNQTTSYTIKNPAGEFFTYTPSGKRVVVSAVKSSAQLSTKQLIELLFSSQAIRHCKTPPTLQHGFLVQIMRYAEQRLLTLNEYCVVCDERHVFQNDPMLKPAVCTRELCVFSFYTLGVMSGATEEVATGAEVVDLLVAMCRAALQSSRKTIIFEPYPSVVDPCNPQTLAFNPKRKSYDRLQKALDNVLLIRRMSQGPYSEIKKQMDKIDPLAYPLLQWILASNRSHIVKLPLNRQLKFMHTPHQFLLISSPPSKEARFQTARKLYGSTFAFHGSNIENWHSILRNGLINASYTKLQLHGAAYGKGIYLSPISSISFGYSEMGKGRHQMSTKEELIKKYNQINKIKQEEPGQARFLQNRNLNCIALCEGTRTARWEMYTSTQRKPGSTGTFYK, from the exons ATG GAGACTGAGTGCCAGCAGGGGACAGAGAGCCAAACTGATGAGGACAGTGACTCAGAGGAAATCCTGTGTGGAATTCAT GAGAGCTGTGCCACTGACCTCACTCATCACCCTCAGCTGGATGCTGACATAGAGGCAGTCAGGACATTGTATTCAGACAATGCAGTTTCCATCAG ggAGTATGGGTCAATTGATGATGTGGATGTTGACTTAAACATAAATGCTGGCGTTTTGGAT GAGGAAGTAGCCAAGGCCTGGAGGATTAATCCATCAGATCCCATTGTTATCCGTCTGCACTTTTCCTCGTCTCAGTATCTGGACGGACCTG CACCTGCAGTCGAAGTCTTTCAACCAAACAACAGAGCTCATTTCAGCCTTAGGAAACAACTACAGAA TATTCTTACAGTCTTCTTATGTTGCGAGTGGAAACATCTGACCTATGAGAACGTTGTAGTCCGACAGAAGAGAAGACACAGCTGGTTCAGGCCAAGTGGAACCATCAAGAAATTTCGTGCAAGACTTAAAATCTGGCTCCCACCATCAAA GTCCAGTGAGCTCCAGGAACCTGCTGTGAAAAGAAGGATCATTGCACCAGCGATGAAACTGAATCAAACAACTTCCTACACCATCAAGAATCCTGCAGGGGAGTTCTTCACCTACACCCCCAGTGGAAAG AGGGTGGTGGTGTCAGCAGTTAAGTCGTCAGCACAGCTTAGTACCAAACAGCTGATAGAGCTGCTTTTCTCCTCCCAGGCCATCAGACACTGTAAAACCCCCCCAACTCTGCAGCATGGCTTCTTGGTGCAg ATCATGAGGTATGCTGAGCAGAGACTCCTGACGCTGAATGAATACTGTGTTGTCTGTGATGAGCGACATGTGTTTCAGAATGACCCGATGTTAAAG cCAGCAGTTTGCACCAGAGAGCtatgtgtgttttccttttatacGTTGGGGGTTATGTCTGGAGCTACAGAGGAGGTTGCCACCGGTGCAGAG GTggttgacctgctggtggccaTGTGCAGAGCTGCCCTTCAGTCTTCACGCAAGACCATCATATTTGAACCGTACCCTTCTGTTGTTGATCCGTGCAACCCACAAACCCTGGCCTTTAATCCTAAG AGAAAGAGCTACGACAGGCTGCAAAAAGCGCTGGACAACGTCTTGTTAATCAGGAGGATGTCACAG GGTCCATATtctgaaataaagaaacagatgGATAAGATAGATCCTCTGGCGTATCCTTTACTACAATG GATTTTAGCAAGCAACAGATCACACATTGTCAAGCTTCCGCTGAACAGG CAACTTAAGTTCATGCACACACCCCATCAGTTCCTGTTGATCAGCAGCCCTCCATCCAAAGAGGCTCGATTTCAGACTGCCAGGAAACTTTATGGCAGTACCTTTGCTTTCCA tGGTTCCAACATTGAAAACTGGCACTCAATTTTAAGAAATGGGCTGATCAATGCATCTTATACAAAATTACAG CTTCATGGAGCTGCATATGGGAAAGGCATCTATCTGAGTCCTATCTCAAGCATATCATTTGGGTATTCTG AGATGGGTAAAGGGCGACACCAAATGTCCACCAAAGAAGAACTCATAAAGAAATACaaccaaataaacaaaatcaaacag GAAGAGCCAGGGCAAGCCAGGTTTCTGCAAAACAGGAATCTAAACTGCATTGCTCTCTGTGAAG GTACGAGAACGGCCAGGTGGGAGATGTACACATCGACACAGAGGAAGCCAGGATCCACAGGGACATTTTACAAGTAA
- the LOC115009418 gene encoding ribonuclease P protein subunit p25-like protein: MTEPRGQMKSSDATNSSVMEPLSASFDPDVPSSSLCPKLGQSNFRRVSRTEDSSPFPIPGLAADILHMRVKEGSKIRNLLRFATARMQGEGKDSNGTSLRQVVFTGSGRGVTKTITCVEILKRKMGGLHQMSKLYYKTVNEVWESPQQGAPGITMERTVPAICILLSKDPLDPQEPGYQPPQTQSVATADGENRRGLIRPAHSPSSQHTAKRVCLDDWTGSSP; the protein is encoded by the coding sequence ATGACTGAACCCAGGGGTCAGATGAAGAGTTCAGATGCTACAAACAGCTCTGTAATGGAACCGCTGTCTGCTTCATTCGACCCTGATGTCCCATCTTCATCTTTGTGTCCAAAGCTTGGCCAGAGCAACTTCAGGAGAGTCAGCCGCACAGAGGACAGCAGTCCCTTTCCGATCCCCGGCCTAGCAGCAGACATCCTGCACATGCGAGTGAAGGAAGGAAGCAAGATCCGCAATTTGCTGCGGTTTGCAACAGCTCGCATGCAAGGAGAGGGGAAAGACAGCAATGGGACATCGCTGAGACAGGTGGTCTTCACTGGCTCAGGTAGAGGAGTCACCAAGACCATCACCTGTGTGGAGATTCTGAAACGTAAAATGGGAGGGCTCCACCAGATGTCTAAGCTCTACTACAAGACAGTGAATGAGGTCTGGGAGAGTCCACAGCAGGGAGCACCAGGTATAACCATGGAGAGGACAGTCCCTGCCATCTGTATACTGCTCTCTAAAGACCCTCTGGATCCTCAGGAGCCTGGATACCAACCCCCCCAAACCCAGAGTGTTGCCACAGCGGACGGAGAGAACCGTAGAGGTCTGATCAGGCCAGCTCACAGTCCCTCCTCACAGCACACAGCCAAGAGAGTCTGTCTGGATGACTGGACTGGAAGTTCTCCATAA